A region of Pseudorca crassidens isolate mPseCra1 chromosome 8, mPseCra1.hap1, whole genome shotgun sequence DNA encodes the following proteins:
- the HERPUD2 gene encoding homocysteine-responsive endoplasmic reticulum-resident ubiquitin-like domain member 2 protein isoform X3, whose product MVHSKILPGEAKLCLKAKYLGRTTISSLDLWYLRTPESQILLSMTLSTMVIFNLTKDQRLVYSGRLLPDHLQLKDILRKQDEYHMVHLVCTSRTPPSSPKSSTSRQSHEALTSSSNSSSDLSGSSTPSSSQETLSLATSSSSEGLRQRTLPQAQTDPAQSHQFPYVMQGNVDNQLPGQAVPAGFPVYPAFSPLQMLWWQQMYAHQYYMQYQAAVSAQATSNANPAQPAASQPLNLAHVPGEEPPPAPNLVAQENRPMNENVQMNAQGGPVLNEEDFNRDWLDWMYTFSRAAILLSIVHQAGWFPFRQEGGQQQAPNNNAEVNNDVQNANNLELEEMERLMDDGLEDESGEDAGEDASAIQRPGLMASAWSFITTFFTSLIPEGPPQVAN is encoded by the exons ATGGTACACTCAAAAATACTTCCAGGGGAAGCTAAATTATGCCTAAAAGCTAAGTATCTTGGAAGGACAACTATATCTTCCCTTGATCTTTGGTACCTAAGGACCCCTGAATCACAGATATTACTCAGTATGACTCTTTCTACCatggttatttttaat TTGACAAAGGATCAGAGGTTGGTGTATTCTGGCAGACTGCTTCCCGATCACCTGCAGCTGAAAGACATTCTCAGAAAA CAAGATGAGTATCATATGGTTCATCTAGTATGTACTTCTCGGACTCCTCCCAGTTCTCCAAAATCCAGCACCAGTAGACAAAGTCATGAAGCATTGACATCCAGCAGCAATTCT agtTCAGATCTGTCAGGATCATCAACTCCATCATCCAGTCAAGAAACCTTGTCTTTAGCTACCAGTTCGTCCTCAGAAGGATTGAGGCAACGAACCCTTCCACAAGCACAAACCGACCCAGCACAGAGTCATCAGTTCCCATATGTAATGCAAGG AAATGTAGACAACCAGCTTCCTGGGCAGGCTGTTCCGGCTGGATTCCCTGTGTATCCCGCTTTCAGCCCGCTGCAGATGCTATGGTGGCAACAGATGTATGCGCATCAGTATTATATGCAATA TCAAGCTGCAGTTTCAGCTCAGGCCACATCAAATGCCAACCCAGCCCAGCCTGCTGCTTCACAGCCTCTAAATCTGGCACACGTTCCCGGAGAAGAACCCCCACCAGCTCCAAACCTAGTGGCCCAAGAAAATCGACCCATGAATGAGAATGTTCAAATGAATGCACAGGGAGGTCCAGTGCTAAACGAAGAAGACTTCAATCGAGACTGGCTAGACTGGATGTACACGTTCTCACGAGCTGCAATTCTCCTTAGCATTGT ACACCAAGCTGGATGGTTTCCTTTTAGGCAAGAAGGAGGTCAGCAACAGGCTCCCAACAATAATGCCGAAGTCAACAATGATGTGCAGAATGCAAACAATCTAGAACTTGAAGAAATG GAGCGTCTTATGGATGATGGGCTTGAAGATGAGAGTGGAGAAGATGCAGGTGAAGATGCCAGTGCAATTCAAAGGCCTGGATTAATGGCATCAGCTTGGTCTTTTATCACCACCTTCTTTACTTCACTAATACCAGAGGGGCCTCCCCAGGTTGCCAATTAG
- the HERPUD2 gene encoding homocysteine-responsive endoplasmic reticulum-resident ubiquitin-like domain member 2 protein isoform X1 translates to MVHSKILPGEAKLCLKAKYLGRTTISSLDLWYLRTPESQILLSMTLSTMVIFNLTKDQRLVYSGRLLPDHLQLKDILRKQDEYHMVHLVCTSRTPPSSPKSSTSRQSHEALTSSSNSSSDLSGSSTPSSSQETLSLATSSSSEGLRQRTLPQAQTDPAQSHQFPYVMQGNVDNQLPGQAVPAGFPVYPAFSPLQMLWWQQMYAHQYYMQYQAAVSAQATSNANPAQPAASQPLNLAHVPGEEPPPAPNLVAQENRPMNENVQMNAQGGPVLNEEDFNRDWLDWMYTFSRAAILLSIVYFYSSFSRFIMVMGAMLLVYLHQAGWFPFRQEGGQQQAPNNNAEVNNDVQNANNLELEEMERLMDDGLEDESGEDAGEDASAIQRPGLMASAWSFITTFFTSLIPEGPPQVAN, encoded by the exons ATGGTACACTCAAAAATACTTCCAGGGGAAGCTAAATTATGCCTAAAAGCTAAGTATCTTGGAAGGACAACTATATCTTCCCTTGATCTTTGGTACCTAAGGACCCCTGAATCACAGATATTACTCAGTATGACTCTTTCTACCatggttatttttaat TTGACAAAGGATCAGAGGTTGGTGTATTCTGGCAGACTGCTTCCCGATCACCTGCAGCTGAAAGACATTCTCAGAAAA CAAGATGAGTATCATATGGTTCATCTAGTATGTACTTCTCGGACTCCTCCCAGTTCTCCAAAATCCAGCACCAGTAGACAAAGTCATGAAGCATTGACATCCAGCAGCAATTCT agtTCAGATCTGTCAGGATCATCAACTCCATCATCCAGTCAAGAAACCTTGTCTTTAGCTACCAGTTCGTCCTCAGAAGGATTGAGGCAACGAACCCTTCCACAAGCACAAACCGACCCAGCACAGAGTCATCAGTTCCCATATGTAATGCAAGG AAATGTAGACAACCAGCTTCCTGGGCAGGCTGTTCCGGCTGGATTCCCTGTGTATCCCGCTTTCAGCCCGCTGCAGATGCTATGGTGGCAACAGATGTATGCGCATCAGTATTATATGCAATA TCAAGCTGCAGTTTCAGCTCAGGCCACATCAAATGCCAACCCAGCCCAGCCTGCTGCTTCACAGCCTCTAAATCTGGCACACGTTCCCGGAGAAGAACCCCCACCAGCTCCAAACCTAGTGGCCCAAGAAAATCGACCCATGAATGAGAATGTTCAAATGAATGCACAGGGAGGTCCAGTGCTAAACGAAGAAGACTTCAATCGAGACTGGCTAGACTGGATGTACACGTTCTCACGAGCTGCAATTCTCCTTAGCATTGTGTACTTCTATTCTTCTTTTAGTCGGTTTATCATGGTAATGGGAGCCATGCTACTGGTTTATTT ACACCAAGCTGGATGGTTTCCTTTTAGGCAAGAAGGAGGTCAGCAACAGGCTCCCAACAATAATGCCGAAGTCAACAATGATGTGCAGAATGCAAACAATCTAGAACTTGAAGAAATG GAGCGTCTTATGGATGATGGGCTTGAAGATGAGAGTGGAGAAGATGCAGGTGAAGATGCCAGTGCAATTCAAAGGCCTGGATTAATGGCATCAGCTTGGTCTTTTATCACCACCTTCTTTACTTCACTAATACCAGAGGGGCCTCCCCAGGTTGCCAATTAG